Genomic segment of Rana temporaria chromosome 12, aRanTem1.1, whole genome shotgun sequence:
agtcccgcgggagtgggcgttcctaacatggtggtgattgacgttttgacaaaaaacgagctcccccccgtcgcgtaagccgcgtcacgattggcgaaaggagccgaacggcgagtcggcgctatactgcgcctgcgcatcgccgttcggcccATGCAGACAGCAataggagggacccagcaggatccACCCACTCGCAGCTCCCCACAATAAAgtagagggggcggagacaagaccagtccccctgcactagGAGAGGGAGCCGCAGtgggcggtctttattacaggaagtctcagTTTAGCTGCAACACTTCCTCATTATCCAACGCATTTTGTCTCCCACCAAGATGAATCTCACCTTTTAAGTTGATCTCAAATGAGACTTCCTCCGGACTTCCCAAGCTGCGGTGACGGATCTGACAGATGAAGATTGCTCCGTCATCCTTCTCACTCAGTATAAACTCCACCTGGCTCCAGACGCTGTAATAGTCATTGTCGCAGGGAAAGGGGCCGTACTGAGTGACGTTGGTCAGCGCACTTCTGTTCTTCACCCAGCTCAGTGAGATCGGCTTTGGATAAAACTTTTCTACGATGCAACTCAGAGCCAGCTTTTCTCCTGCCCGCGGGACCAGAGGCGAGCTCGTAATGTACATTTTGTTAGGACGGGCTGCAAAAAAGATTAGGCAAGGTCAGCAATATAGATCATAATAAAACCCATCTCAACCGCAGGCTGTGGCCCTCGGGGCTGGgctacagagcaggctgggggcCTCGGGGCTGGGCTACAGAGCAGGCCGGGGGCTTCGGACTGGGCTACAGGGCAAGCGGGGGGCCTCAGGGAGGGCTACAGAGCAGGCCGGGGGGCCTCGGGCTGGGCTACAGAGCAGGCCGGGGGGCCTCGGGCTGGGCTACAGAGCAGGCGGGGGGAGCCTCGTGCGGGCTACAGAGCAGGCCGGGGGCCTCGGGTTGGTATACAGAGCAGACGGGGGCCTCGGGCTGCATTACACGGCAGGCCAGGGGGCCCTGGGGCTGCGCTACAGAGTAGGCCGGGGGGCCTCGGGCTGGgctacagagcaggctgggggggCTCGGGCTGGGCTACAGAGCAGGCCGTGGGGCCTCGGGTTGGTATACAGAGCAGACGGGGGCCTCGGGCTGTGCTACACAGCAGGCCAGGGGGCCCTGGGGCTGCGCTACAGAGTAGGCCGGGGGGCCTTGGGCTGGGCTACAGAGCAGGCCGTGGGGCCTCGGGTTGGTATACAGAGCAGACGGGGGCCTCGGGCTGCGCTACACAGCAGGTCCCTCGGGCTGCATTACAGAGCAGACCAGGGGGCCCTGGGGCTGCGCTACAGAGTAGGCCGGGGGGCCTCAGGCTGGGCTACAGAGCAGGCGGAGGGGGAGTCTCGGGCTGAGCTACAGAGCAGGCCGGGGGGGGCCTCGGGCTGGGCTACAGAGCAGGCCGGAGGGGCCACGAGGTGGGCTACAGAACAGGCCGGGGCCCTTGAAGTGGGCTACAGAACAGGCTGCGGCCCTTGAGGTGGGCTACAGAACAGGCcgctgcccttgaggtgggctacAGAACAGGCCGGGCCCTTGAAGTGGGCTACAGAACAGGCTGCGGCCCTTGAGGTGGGCTACAGAACAGGCCAGGGCCCTTGAGGTGGGCTACAGAACAGGCCACAGCCCTTGAGGTGGGCTACAGAACAGGCCAGGGCCCTTGAGGTGGGCTACAGAACAGGCCGCGCCCCTTGAGGTGGGCTACAGAAAAAAAGGGATTGGCAATGAGAACCTGAGCATGGGTCACGCTATCCAAGGCTAACACCTACCTATTACATGAACGGGTCTCTCCAGTCTTTTCACACCACGGAGGGCTTTGTGCTTCACCTCGCACACCACCCTGGCCCCATGCTCCTGGACGGAGGGGGTGTAGGAAAGCTCAGACGTCATGTTGAACACGCTGCCTTGTTTGCTAACGGAATGAGACGCTTGTCCAGTGATATCGGCAGCGGACAGCAAGGGCTCCTTCCCTGAAGTCTCATCTCCGGCTTCCTTCACAGACTTATCAATGTACCAGCAAATGTCCATCGTTCTCGGCCGAAACCCGCTTATATTACACACAGCAACCATCTTTTCACCGGCTGAGTTCATCTCTGGGATTATGAGCTGTGACATCAGGGGCGGTACTGGGGGGAGGGAAGATGGTGGATATCAGGAATTAGAGCAGAAAGGGCTGATGAAGCCAtaaggcgaaacatgtcgggataaaAATACGACTATTCAATCTTTGTTCAACTGGAACTCTCTATATTTAACCACCATAGTGGAGATGTTCAACAAAACTCATCGACTTGCCATGTTTTGTTACTGGATTTAgtcatgtttttaataaaatgatattatattttatatatacttgtACGTTTTCCTTTTATCTATAAAGCAGCGCTGTAATCCCCTCCCAAACCTTCTTTGAATAAGCGATTTCTTGCGATGAGGTGCTTAACCGGTTCCCAAACCGGCtcatgcagatatactgcagcaaaATACCCCGTACGGGTACGTCCTTATCTttttcggccaccagagggcgcgccGAACGAGGAACCCAATGGGCGTggccggcaggcgcgatcgcgtTGCACGAGTGCCAGCACGGGAATCCCAGTGCTGCCAGGAAATTAGGACTAAGTAGGAAAAAACAATatgacccggattcacaaaacacttacgccgacgtataacaagttacgacgacgtaagtgcaaatgtgcgccttcgtatctctgcgccagacccacaaacagatatgcgcctaaaaccacaccccgccgacgtagcttgcttacgccggcataGGGTAAGCGCACAtttgggctgggcgcatggtgccgctcccattgattagccattctaacatgcaaatgagggaaatacggcgaatcACGAACCTGCATGCgcctgacgcaggctacgcgaggtgcgcgtaagttgtacatccggcgtaaagttattccccataaaggaggcgcaacccagcagcagacatgcaaaggtctgcaccagggaacacaagccggcgtattgtgcgttggacgtgtgtctggctgggcgtaggttacgttcacgccgtacgcagtgatccggcgtagtttaggcagttgtttcgacgtggttgtgagcaggcgcagggggatggatccacgtcacggcgcatgcgcagttcgtgatatgtatctgtctggtgctcggaccaacatttgcatggggtcacgcctcatttgcatgggtcacgcccacttccacctacaccggcgtacgccttcgaatcccacgccacgctggcgcagcgttgggagcactggcttgctgaattcattgcttgcctctctgcgctgcgttggcgtagcgtatattggttactctacggcggcgtaatgtgtgcccactctctgtgaatccgggcctatgtctcctctcctagtcactcccctccccacacagTTCGAACACACATttagccccttgatcgccctctagtgttaaccccttccctgccagtgacatttacacagtaatcagtacatttttatagcactgattgccgtataattgtcaatggtcccagaaaagtgtccgatctgtccgtcgcaatgttgtagtacccgctaaaaattgcagatcactgaccattactagtaaaaaataaataaataataataataaaaatggcataaatctttcccatagtttgtagatgctatgacttttgcgcaaatcaataaatcaatatacgcttattgcgggtttttttgCGTGTGAATTGCccattgtaacggaatggcccgtgacacccagagacttttgaaggatgcggggtactcctgtgccagcttcaccaatgactctttggtctagggtcatcctatgtcccttaggggcataggatgactgagaaatgatatctcggattacatgagatgggacattaatgataattcatgtattgcaggatatcttggaatattacaggtatttaattctgaccacaacaggtcaataagagtgtctccttcaatgtgtaacatagactgttaaagcgggggttcacccttagagggcactttttccccttagattaatgctcgttttctctaggggaatcggctatttgttttaaaatatgtgcagtacttacccgtttacgagatgcatcctctccgtcgcttccgggtatgggctgcgggaatgggcgttccttcttgattgtcagtcttccgagaggcttccgacggtcgcatccatcgcgtcacgattttccgaaagaagccgaacgtcggtgcgcaggcgcagtatagagccgcaccgacgttcggcttctttcggctacgagtgacgcgatggatgcgaccgtcggaagcctctcggaaggctgtcaatcaagaaggaacgcccattcccgaagacccatacccggaagcgacggaagaagatgcatctcgaaaacgggtaagtaccgctcatattttaatacaaatagccgattcccctagacaaaacgagcaggaagctaaggggagaaaaaaaaaaaaattataaatgggtgaactcccgctttaagctaattaagtccacctggctgtggtgatggggcttgctgtgattgcattctgttgtccattgtgctaattaggtctgctcctaagatatttcattatgtatgctaacgacactgttttgtgtgaaaatactattcataatagatgtggaatgtgacttgtcagctgtagtaattaactcttctagattcggtgccagaggcccagattctcgtagatcggcgtaaaactgggcgggcgtaacgtatctgatttatgtaacgccgccgcaagtttttcaggcaagtgctttattcacaaagcacttgcgtgcaaagttgcggcggcgtaacgtaaatcacccggtggaattcaaattcagcgggtagggggcgtgtagcatttaaatgaagcgcgttcccgcgccgaacgaactgcgcatgcgccgtctgtaaaatatcccagggtgcattgctccaaatgacgtcgcaaggatgtcattggtttcgacgtgaacgtaaatggcgtccagcccaattcacggtacgacttacgcaaacgacgtaacttttcaaattttgacgcgggaacgacggccatacttaatattggttgcgcctcatatacccaggggcaactttacgccgggacaagcctaatgtaaacgtcgtaactttactgcatcggccgcgtgtacgttcgggaattcgcgtatctagctaatttgcatactcgacggggaaaacgacggaagcgccacctagcggacaaaaaaaattgcatttaagatccgacggcgtaagagacttaatggatatctatgcgtaactgattctaagaatcagtcgcatagatacgacggccttgattaggacttacgacggcgtacatggcgctgcgccgtcgcaagccctttgagaatctgggccagaatgtctgtctggaaagtggattgagggggaactcgttaagcacccattgtgtgatgttttgtgtGGAGAGTtttattgtccctgtgattactgtagcatgcttgtaactgtatataacaaggctgagttaccattaaagcattcattcgtttGAACCAGAGAGAACAGAGCCTGTGTCTCGtctttctggggggaattcttatggatcgtgtctgctggattgttggagtgtcggataagcatgtcgtgggttggtggaatggaatatcgtaaacggtgttaacccctgaccgttacacccaTCTTATGTTGAGGGTCTAAAGCTGAGGATTCTCTGAGAAGTGATCGTACCACATCTTACCTTTAGCAAGAAACCTTTGATACAAGATTGCAAATATAATAGCAAATATAATCGCCAACAGGACTGTACAGACGACAATAGACACCGTGGCTGCTGTACTTCCCTGTGCTTCACCCCGGgctgaaaaaaaacattagaacccGTAAGACATTGCACACAGCCggtctttaaaaaaaacctgaagATATTATGCAGATGGTGCCCAAGGCAACATTTATATTACCTAAACCCAAAAACGTAATAAGTTATTAAGTATGGCTGCATTCTTTTTTCAGGCTCTTACCTTATTTTCACCTGATAATCCTGACAGTAACACAGTCCTTGTGTGGCAAAGGCTATTTTAGTGATcttttttaaaacataaatatAAGTAATTTTAAAAAGACAAAAGCAAAACGGTCCTAGGGTGACGAGGCTCactcaggaattatggggccccttacacagcttcaggcatgggccccctggagagaacccgggggggggggggatgctgccgcctgaaattgagaagcgggagggggggggcggtcgcgaattgagaagcgggggggggcctttCAAGGAGACAGGCAGAGACAGGGAACAGAGACAGGcacagagagagaggtggggacggGCCCAGAGACGGGCATGGAGACAGGCACGGAGACGGGCACAGAGACAGGCAGAGACAGGGAACAGAGACGGGCACAGAGACAGGCGGAGACGGGCCCAGAGACGGGCACGGAGACAGGCACGGAGACGGGCACGGAGACAGGCGGAGATGGGCCCAGAGACGGGCACAGAGACAGGCGGAGACGGCCACGGAGACAGGCGGAGATGGGCACAGAGACAGGCGGAGACGGGCCCAGAGACGGGCACGGAGACAGGCACGGAGACGGGCACGGAGACAGGCGGAGATGGGCCCAGAGACAGGCGGAGACGGGCCCAGAGACGGGCACGGAGACAGGCGGAGATGGGCACAGAGACAGGCGGAGACGGGCCCAGAGACAGGCGGAGACGGGCCCAGAGACAGGCAGAGATGGGCCCAGAGACGGGCACAGAGACAGGCGGAGACGGTCCCAGAGACGAGCACGGAGACAGACGGAGACGGGCACAGAGACAGGCGGAGACGGGCCCAGAGACGGGCACGGAGACAGGCGGAGACGGGCCCAGAGACGAGCACGGAGACAGACGGAGACGGGCACAGAGACAGGCGGAGACGGGCCCAGAGACGGGCACGGAGACAGGCGGAGACGGGCCCAGAGACGAGCACGGAGACGGGCACGGAGACAGGCCCAGAGACGGGCATGGAGACAGGCGGGGACAGGCCCAGATACGGGCACGGAGACAGGCCCAGAGACGGGCATGGAGACAGGCGGGGACAGGCCCAGAGACGGGCACAGAGACAGGCACGGAGACAGGCACCTTAACTTTTCTTGCCATCTAATTTGTCAAACAGATAAGCTGCACATTTGCACTCACCCATCAAATaaactgtgctgctgcttctcaatGGACTTGGTAGAGACTCGTGTCGGACTTCGCAGATCAGAAAAACACCGGCATCATCTTCAGAAAATGCTGCAGAGATCTGACTGCTGACCCTAAAGGTCCCGTTATCCTCCGGAACAGGAACCCCCGTGCAGATGTTTTCAGACAGACGCAGTTCTCCATCTTGGCTCCTCCTAAACCAAGAAATTTCCAGATCTTCCGGATAAAAGCCGGTCAGGTCACACAGAAAAGTCTTTGACTCTCCAAACGTCAGCGATGGATTCATTGGGGAGAGCAACATGGCGGGCTGGGCTGGACAGAGAACACAATATCCAACAAATCATTAAAAAATGAATACTTCTTTCCTCTGTCCTTCTACCACAGCCCCctaaatacatacctgagccccgTCCCGATTCTGCGATGTGCAAAAAAGGCACATCAACTTATTCCAATCTTCTTTGTTATTGGATAGAGAGGTTGTTCACTACTTCTCTCCTTCAATCTCACTATCCTGGAGGAAataaaaggaggggggacaccagCCCGTGCCCAGGAATAAGCAAGGAGGAGAGGaaactccaatagtgtagtaattTGAATAAAAGTTTAATAAGCACACACGTATAAATGGACTCttacaataaataaaatggtAGCGCGCTTGTTAGGGTAAATCTGCAGCGTGTATACGCTGTCTTACTGTTCCCTCCGCTCCTTCCGATCTGCGGTGGCCTCAATCTCCCTAAGGCGTTACGTCATGCacctcgtgacttcttcagggggaCAACCTCATTATCCAATAACAAAGAAGATTGGAATAAGTTGATGTGGCTGTTATAATATATctgtaaggtgagagttctgggagactggtgAAGGATAGATATCATGGTAAACCCActttcatcctttctaaactacagcCTGTCTGTTacgagacccgaaaaactgcagattctttgGGTGGATCTGTGgtccggagctcggtgggtggagtcgtgatgtcagtagactccccgccctcctctacactccccttgtcagcatgcattttctcctgtgtgttTCTTACActcaattctgctatgatcactaacatccagccaAAATTCAGAAAAGTAACCGCATGagttcagcatgcccaatcatgctgaggcatggaacagccaatcctgggagagctgcggaagaaaggagtgggggtgggaattaaaaaaaataatgcccgtctcaggctcctgcatgagatatgtaaatcacctgtcactcacagcaggggGGGAAGAACAGACTGGGTTTTCTCAGTTTgtctgttttatctcactgaaaaaagaaaaaaggattgctcagagctggattaactctttgtggcaagactgggcacagatcatCTGAAATCTTATACTATACATTGTgccagcctgaaaaaaaaaaaaaaaaatatgttggggtttacatccactttaacttgcaTGATGAGCATTACAAACTTTTCTGTTACCTGCATAGGTGTgcgtagcctattgcattagaatgtgcacctcaaagctcaatcACATATGCCTGTGCATGTGTATACGGTATACACTGCcgctgtcagtagagcagtggacgatgtcagtagagcagagtttggggtcagtggggcagtggacggtgtctgtagtttttatttttaccattttcTACAATTACatgtttttgcattattttttacaattttttttattattatttataattattttttttcaatctttttaggagccccattatgtcagtagggcagagtgtggtgtcagtggggcagtggatggtgtcagtagtttttatttttaccatttttttttatcattttctacaATTACAGTTTCTggtattattttttactattttttttattattattatttataatttaatttttttaatttttttttcaatctttttaggagccccattatgtcagtagggcagagtttggtgtcagtggggcagtggatggtgtcagtagtttttatttttaatattttatttttttctacaatttaatttttttaaataatgttttactattttttattatttataattgtatTGTTTAAtacttcaaaaaataaaataaaaataggagcCCCAttatgtcagtaggacagagttcggcgtcagtggagcagtggacggtgtcagtcgtttttatttttaccattttattttttattattttctacaattacatttttttgtattattgtttaccatttttttttattattatttataataattttttttcaatctttttaggagccccattatgtcagtagggcagagtttggtgtcggtggggcagtggacggtgtcagtagtttttattcttactattttattttttattattttctataattacattttgttgtattattttttactattttttttattatttataattttatttttttaattagaatttttttcaatCTTTCTAGGAGCCCCattatgtcagtagggcagagtttggtgtcggtggggcagtggacggtgtcagtagtttttatttttactattttattttttattaatttctacaattaaaatgttttaaattatgttttactattttttattattatttataattgtatttttttaatacttaaaaaaaaaaaaaaatacaattaggagccccattatgtcagtagggcagagtttggtgtcggtggggcagtggacagtgtcagtagttttatttttactattttatattttattttatatttaaattgcaattacatttttatttcattttttaatttttattttattattatttatatatatatgttttttttattatgttttcataagggggctttggtgaaatatcccgggtctaaacagggggaatctgcagcatacaaggtgattagggtgtgcccgggcacacctggcacaccctgtgcgcacgcctatggttacCTGCCACTTTCAGAACAAGCGTAGCTTTGCCGGCATGTGTGGAGACAAATACAATACAGGTGTATTCTCCCGCATCCTCCAGGGTCAGGATGGGCAGGTGCAGAGATGCGTTCCCCATTGGCAGCGAGGTGAAATCTATGGAACTTCCTGATCTCTCAGCGGTGGCATTGTGCCCATCGAACTTGTAAACCGGTTGTTGTCCTGAACTGCCGCGTTTCACATTCCATATCACTCCGATATCGCTCAGGGCGATGGGTTCAGGATGGGAGAACTCACAGCGCAATAATACATCGTGGCGCAGCAGCGATGCAGCTTGAGGTGCGTATGAAGTCACTGCCAGGGAGTCTGGGGGGCAAAAAAACAACCCTTTGCATTAACCTTGTTCAATAATGCATTCATACATAACAAGTCGCAGGTAAAAAGATCTTCACATGGGTGGGTGATGGGTATCGGGCATATCGGGCATGGCAACAGCAGATCTTATTTTCACAATAAAAGGcaagtaaaagaaaaatgctaAATTTAAATTGGAATCCCTAAAAACCtttatcatttttatattttacttttttattttacttaccaTTTTACTTtatctgacttttttattttacttgctattttgcttttttattttactttattttactttattttacttactattttactttttaattttacctattattttgcttttttcattTTACTTACTAATTTACTTTatttgacttttttattttacgtACTATTtgactttattttacttttttattttactttgttttgcttttttcattttacttgcTATTtgactttattttacttttttattttacttactattttactttattttacttttttattttac
This window contains:
- the LOC120918841 gene encoding signal-regulatory protein beta-1-like: MGRLAVICAVLALADSLAVTSYAPQAASLLRHDVLLRCEFSHPEPIALSDIGVIWNVKRGSSGQQPVYKFDGHNATAERSGSSIDFTSLPMGNASLHLPILTLEDAGEYTCIVFVSTHAGKATLVLKVAAQPAMLLSPMNPSLTFGESKTFLCDLTGFYPEDLEISWFRRSQDGELRLSENICTGVPVPEDNGTFRVSSQISAAFSEDDAGVFLICEVRHESLPSPLRSSSTVYLMARGEAQGSTAATVSIVVCTVLLAIIFAIIFAILYQRFLAKVPPLMSQLIIPEMNSAGEKMVAVCNISGFRPRTMDICWYIDKSVKEAGDETSGKEPLLSAADITGQASHSVSKQGSVFNMTSELSYTPSVQEHGARVVCEVKHKALRGVKRLERPVHVIARPNKMYITSSPLVPRAGEKLALSCIVEKFYPKPISLSWVKNRSALTNVTQYGPFPCDNDYYSVWSQVEFILSEKDDGAIFICQIRHRSLGSPEEVSFEINLKGMPPEVQYISADPPDPGVGMETRLSCMLQNFFPMDIEVVWFKNGVQQDVGVYNSPCVQSSRGLYSLCTMLKLIAQADGRGSVFTCRVQHVALKSCQERTYTLTLTGSSDLSTSANRI